Proteins co-encoded in one Corylus avellana chromosome ca9, CavTom2PMs-1.0 genomic window:
- the LOC132191773 gene encoding zinc finger BED domain-containing protein RICESLEEPER 1-like translates to MDNTFQLNDVDMGDDSPTADPTPGSGVSASTECTPDVHVNLVSPAVVVSRDGAVASERRLIAFSDIAKRLDLGSNKLVLDVPTRWNSTYLMLKTAIRFKEVFPRYHRVEQAFLWVVSPEQWDKVENVNQVLAVFNDVTNVVSGSDYPTSNLFLPEVWRMKEIVDIKAGDRNEYMRLMSAKMSDKFDKYWGESNMVMALAAVLDPRYKMKLIRFCFPIIYPLDTKGDNIKGVLSTLKELFEVYVAAHNASIIQQQVAAEVSAATTSVASVTEEVSGGRSRFRQHVRSNDIIRPIKTDLDVYLEEDVFISDSEHGEDSDANFDALGWWKSNALKYRILSKMARDVLAVPISTVASESSFSAGGRVIEPHRASLSIDTVEMLLCGADWVRALHGIKKKSRIPKMVEVELPNVP, encoded by the exons ATGGACAATACATTTCAACTCAATGATGTTGATATGGGTGATGATTCACCCACTGCCGACCCTACTCCTGGATCTGGTGTGTCTGCTAGTACTGAATGCACACCAGATGTACATGTTAATCTGGTTTCTCCTGCTGTTGTTGTATCTAGGGATGGGGCTG TGGCTTCTGAGAGGCGGTTGATTGCATTTAGTGATATAGCAAAGCGTTTGGACTTGGGTTCTAATAAACTTGTTTTAGATGTTCCTACTCGATGGAATAGCACCTACTTGATGTTGAAGACTGCAATTAGGTTCAAGGAAGTGTTTCCTAGATACCATAGAGTAGAGCAAGCTTTTCTGTGGGTGGTAAGTCCTGAACAGTGGGATAAGGTTGAGAATGTGAACCAAGTTTTAGCTGTTTTCAATGATGTGACCAATGTTGTCTCTGGAAGTGACTACCCTACATCCAATCTGTTTTTACCTGAGGTGtggagaatgaaagaaattgtgGATATTAAGGCTGGGGATAGGAATGAATATATGAGATTAATGTCAGCTAAGATGAGtgataaatttgataagtattggggagAATCTAATATGGTGATGGCCTTAGCTGCTGTGTTGGATCCTagatacaaaatgaagttgattAGGTTCTGTTTTCCTATCATTTATCCACTTGATACGAAAGGTGATAACATAAAGGGGGTGTTGAGTACTTTGAAAGAGTTGTTTGAGGTTTATGTTGCTGCCCATAATGCATCTATCATTCAACAACAAGTAGCTGCTGAAGTCAGTGCTGCTACTACTTCAGTTGCCTCTGTTACAGAGGAAGTTTCTGGTGGCAGATCACGTTTTAGGCAACATGTTAGAAGCAATGACATCATCCGGCCCATAAAAACAGATTTGGATGTTTATCTTGAAGAAGATGTATTCATTTCTGATAGTGAGCATGGTGAAGATAGTGATGCAAACTTTGATGCTTTGGGATGGTGGAAATCCAATGCCTTAAAGTACCGCATCTTATCTAAGATGGCACGGGATGTATTGGCTGTTCCAATCAGTACAGTTGCTTCAGAATCATCTTTCAGTGCGGGTGGTAGAGTTATTGAACCCCATAGAGCATCATTATCAATTGATACTGTTGAGATGCTCCTATGTGGTGCAGATTGGGTTAGAGCACTTCATGGCATTAAGAAAAAATCTCGAATACCT AAAATGGTGGAAGTGGAATTGCCAAATGTGCCGTGA
- the LOC132162570 gene encoding uncharacterized protein LOC132162570 yields MGSKEPWLPGELGPQVDDAPPTVEPNRYSHRSIETLVVVLAVITIVGVIAGIIARLCGGRHFGNNGENDIEGWVERRCRSCIDGGVPPAAVEPKPPAAAPPAAEEAKK; encoded by the coding sequence ATGGGGAGTAAAGAGCCATGGTTACCGGGCGAGCTGGGGCCACAAGTTGATGATGCACCGCCAACGGTGGAGCCGAACCGCTACAGCCACCGATCGATCGAGACGCTGGTGGTAGTTCTAGCCGTGATCACCATTGTGGGTGTCATTGCAGGCATCATTGCCCGGCTGTGTGGCGGCCGGCATTTCGGCAACAATGGGGAGAACGACATAGAAGGATGGGTAGAAAGGAGGTGTAGGAGTTGCATTGATGGCGGAGTTCCGCCTGCAGCAGTGGAGCCTAAGCCACCAGCGGCAGCACCGCCAGCAgcagaagaagcaaaaaagtaa